Genomic window (Thermodesulfobacteriota bacterium):
CCAGGTCATCTCGGAATGCGGGCTCGTCGTCGCGGACCCGACCTACAAGGCGAGGGCGAACGCTTACACCAACATAGGCATAGCTTATTTCAACAAGGGCGATATGGCCAAGGCGAGGGAGAATTACGAGCAGGCATTGAAGCTCAACCCCTCGTTCGTCTACGCGCACAACGAAATGGGGAAGCTCTATATGTCCACCGGAAGATACGGCGAAGCGGCAACGGAATTCAAACAGGCCGTGGACGGTTATCCCACTTATGACGAGGCTTACTACAACCTCGGTCTCGCTTACCTCAAGCTCAACGACAACGTGAACGCGTGCGAGGCGTTCAGGAAAGTAGTGGCGATCTCGCCTAACTCCGAATTCGGAGTCAATTCCAACCGTTATATCAATACGGTCTGCAACTGAGGGTGAGGGTGCACCTAAAACAACAGAATCAGTCATCCTGAACCCTGAAAAGATCCTGAAATAAATCCTGAACTTGTTTCAGGAAAGCCGCTCCTACAGCATTACAGTGGGAAAGGGATTTCACTTATTGTTCTTTATCTTCTCCGCAAGCGACGAGGTGGACATGCCTTCGATAAGGGGGATTATCGCTACCCGCCCCCCAAGGCTCTCGACGAAATCCCCGCCTATTATATCTTCCCGCCTGTAGTCGCCGCCCTTTACCAGAACGTCGGGCTTTAACTCTTTTATGAGCTCGAGAGGCGTGTCTTCCCCGAATACGCAGATGTAGTCGACGCAGTCGAGAGCCGCGAGCAGGAGCGCGCGGTCTTCCTCGCCTATGTACGGCCTGCCCGGTCCTTTGAGCTTCCTCACCGATCTGTCGCTGTTTATGGCCACTACGAGCGCGTCCCCGAGCTTCCTCGCCTCTCTCAACAGCCTCAGGTGTCCCGTATGGAAGAGGTCGAAGCACCCGTTCGTGAAGACGACCTTCCTCCCCTTCGCTCTCAGGCCCGCGAGAGTCTTCGCCAGAGCGCCGCGCGTGCGGATCTTGCCCTTTTCCTTCTGCTCCTCCCGAGCGAAATAGGCTTCGAGGTCGGCCTTCGTCACGCTCGCAGTCCCTATGCGGCTCACCACTATGCCCGCTGCCGCGTTCGCGATCTTCACCGACTCCCCGAGCAGGGAGGAGGCGATGTACGAGAGGGTGAAGACGCTCGCGGCCGTATCCCCTGCGCCTGTGACGTCGAACACCTCGACGGGGTGTGAAGGCACAGTTCCCGACTCCCCGTGTCTGGAGAAATAACTTATGCCGTCCGCGCCGCGCGTAATGAGGACGAAACCGGCTTCGGTCTGCTTCATTATAATCTCAGCCGCTTTCCCGAGCGTCAGCTCATCCGTGATTTTTATCCCCGAGGCGGTCTCGGCTTCTCTAAGGTTAGGCGTGATCGCATCCGCTCCCCGGTACTTCTGGTAATTCTTCCCCTTCGGGTCGACCGTTACGAATATTCGGGATTTTTTCGCGAGCTCTATCACGCGGGAGACGAGTGTATCCGTCAGGACGCCCTTGGAGTAGTCGGAGATTATTATTCCCCTGGGCTTGAATTCTCTCACGGCGCGCTCTATGGATTTCATGAGCGCCTTATCGACGCTTCCGTGCGGGTGCGCGTCGACCTCCTTGTCCATGCGCGCTATCTGCTGGTTCCCGGCTATGAGCCTCGTCTTGGATGTCGTCGGCTTGGCCCGGTCGCGGACTATTCCGCCCGTGCCTATGTCGTGCTCCCTGAGGAAATGAACGATCTCGTCGCCCTCCCGGTCTTTCCCCAGACTGCCTGCGAGCTCGACCTTCGCGCCTAATGTTCTCAGATTGACCGCGACGTTCCCCGCGCCTCCCGGTGCGCACGCTTCTTCCGTCACCCTGAGCACCGGAACGGGCGCTTCCGGGGAGATCCTCTCGACCGTGCCCCTCACATGCCTGTCGAGCATGATGTCCCCGACGACGAGCACCTTCTGCCTGCCGAAACGCTTGAGTATCTCTGCGATGCGCATGTTATCCGGTTCCTTCGGTTATATTTATTTGCCCTAAATCATTCCTATTATAATGAAGTTCCAAATTGCTGTAAAATTATGAAGGTTTACGACACGTTTTCCTTGTATATACTTCTACGGGATGATCGACATACACTGCCACCTTCTGCCGAACATAGACGACGGTCCCAAGAGCTGGGAAGAGAGCATAGAGATGGTCAGGATCGCGTGCGGGGACGGGATAAGGGGTGCCGTCACTACGCCTCACTGGATACAGGGCACGAACTGGCAGCCGAGCCCGGATACCGTGAGGGGCCTCGTAGAGGAGTTCAACGTCAGGATCAGGAACGAGGGCCTCGATTTCGAGGTGTATCCGGGGATGGAGATAGGTATCATCCCGGACCTGCCCAGGGTTCTCTCGAACGGAGACGTGCTCACCCTCGCCGAGAGCGATTTCATACTCATCGAGATACCGTTCTACAACCTCCCGCTCGGGATCGAAGAGGTCATATTCGGTCTCGAGTCAATGGGGAAGACGGCGGTGCTCGCTCACCCGGAGCGTAACCGCGAGTATCAGGGGACGCCCAGGAGGATAATGGACCTCGTAGGCATGGGGGCTCTCGTGCAGGTGACGGCTTCGAGCTTGACAGGCGGGTTCGGGGACGCGGCCAGGAGCTGCTCGATCGAGTTCGCGAAGCTGGGCGTGCTCCATTTCGTCTCGTCGGACGCGCATTCGAAGAAGCACAGGACGCCTGTCGTATCGAACGGCCTTGCTGTTATAGAGAAGAAGATCGGAAGGGAAGCGGTCGACGATATAGTTTCCAATACCTATCAGATAATCAAGGGCAAATCCCGCGCGACGGGATGAGTGTGCCCGCCTTATCGCCCGCTATTCAGCTTTCGAGTGCTGGAGGAACTTGAGCCTCAGGTTGTATAGGATGTCGTCGAGGAGCTTGTCCTCGTCCTCGTCGAGGTTCCCGGTCGTCTTGTCCTTTATTATCTCGAGTATCTCGATCGTGTGCTTTGCGGCGGGTATGTTGACGCTCCGCGACCTCGATTCCGGGTCGGGTATCTCGCCCATATGTATCAGCGAGGACGCGTTCAGCGAAAGTATGAACGCCGAGAAGTCCATCTTGAGCTCTCCCGAGCCCTTGGTCTTGGATTTCGTTTCATCGCTCATTTTTGTTTCCTCCTCCGGCTTTGCCCGCTCTCCCGCATAGATGTTTTTCGGCGCGAAGCACGGGAACGGGGCCGCACGCCCAGCGTCCGGAGACATTATTATCTCATATACCTGCCGAATTTCACCCTCGGGTTATAGGGGTGCGATCTTTCGAGCTCTTCGAACCTCTTCCTGTCTTCCTCGCTTATCTCCTCGGGCATCGCTATCTTTATCTCGATGTACTGGTCGCCCCTGGCCTTTGTCTTAAGGTTCGTGACGCCCTTGCCCTTAAGTCTCAGTTTGGTTCCGCTCTGCACTCCGGGCGGGATCGCCATTTCAGCGGTCCCGTCGATGGTCGGCACCTCTATCTTCTTGCCGAGCGCGGCTTCGTAGACCGTCACCGGTACTTCGAGGTATATGTCGTCGCCCTTTCTGCTGAATATCGGATGCGGCTTCACCTTCACCCTGAGATAGAGGTCTCCCTTCGTGCTCCCCCGCGCCTCTCCCTTGCCCTGGACGCGTATCCTTGAGCCGTTGTCGACGCCTGCGGGGATCCTGACTGAGAGCTTCTCGGTCTCGACCCCCTCCTGCTTCTGCCTGCTTATGGACAGGTCCCTGACGCCGCCCTTGATCGCGGTGTCGAAGTCTATCTCGATCTGGTATTCGAGGTCCCTCCCCCTCGCGGGCCTTTCCTTGGTCACGGTGCTGAAAATGTCCCTGAACGCCTCGCCCCTGCTCCTGCCGGGCCTTCCTTCGCCGGCGAAACCGAATATGTCCTTGAATATGTCCTCGAACCCCGAGAAATCGTTCGCGCTGTAGCTGTACTCGTACGCCTGCCCTCCGGGCGTCTCCCCGGCACGCCTCCAGGTGGTCCTGCCCCCGGGCCTGAACTCCGCAGAGCCGAACATGTCGTAGGTCTTCCGCTTCTCCTCGTCCGAGAGCACCTCGTGCGCCTCCTGCACCTCTTTGAATTTCTCCTCGGCGTCCTTGTTGTCGGGGTTGAGGTCTGGGTGGTATTTCCGGGCGAGGCTCCTGTAGGCCTTTTTAATCTCTTCTTTTGTCGCGCTTTTCGATACGCCCAATATCTTGTAGTAGTCTTTAACCGTCGATGCCATTTATATTGTCTGGGGGCTATTCCGTCCTCCCGGCCGGGGCCGGACAAGGACAGAATAGCCATAAACTCATTTTACGTCAATCGTGATCTGTTTCGGCTTTGCCTCTTCCTTCTTGGGTAAATGGAGATCGAGGATGCCGTTATTAAAGGTAGCCTTGATTTTATTCGCGTCAACATTGTTGGGAAGCGAGAAGCTCCTCACGAACCTGCCGTAGGACCTCTCTATCCTGATGTAATTTTCCCTGGGGACCTTCTCCTCGAACTTCTTCTCCCCCTTTATCGTGAGCGTGCCGTCCTTGAGGTCGATCTCTATGTCTTCCTTATTTACGCCCGGCAGATCGGCCGTGACCACGAACTCCTCACCGGTGTCGTGTATGTCCACGGCAGGCGCCCACGCGCCCCTCATGAGGTCTTCGTCCCCTTCCGCCGCACCTCTCAGCGTATCGTCGAAGAGCCTGTTGATCCGGTCCTGAAGGGAACCGAAGTCTCTCCAGGGATCGAACGTCCTTAAAGTTCTCATCTTAATTCCCTCCTTGTATGTTGATTTATAACCATAAAATAATCATCGGAGGGTTCGAGTCAAGCCGGATTTATATGAAAATAGACTGTGGTTACGGGTGGTTCTCTATGGATTCGAGCACTACGTCGGCTAGTTTCATGAACGCCTTGGCCGCGGTGCTCTCGGGTCTGGATATGACGACGGGGACGCCCGAGTCGCCGCCCTTTCTTATCTCGGGGTCTATCGGTATCTCACCCAGGAACGGCACCTCGAATTTCTCGGCCATCCTCCTGCCGCCGCCCCTCCCGAAGATGTCTATATTCTCTCCTCCGGGGGCCTCGAGGTAACTCATGTTTTCCACTATGCCGAGTATGGGGACGTTGAGCTTCCTGAACATCTGCACGCCGCGCCTCACGTCTATGAGGGCCACGTCCTGTGGCGTCGTCACTATGAGGCCGCCGCTCAGCGGAGCGGTCTGGACGAGGGACAGCTGCGCGTCGCCCGTGCCCGGAGGGAGGTCTATGACGAGGTAGTCAATGCCTGTCCACTCGACGTCCTCAATGAACTGCTTTATCGCGCCATGCACCATCGGCCCGCGCCAGATTACGGTCTCGTCCTCGCTGATCAGGAAACCGATCGACATGAGCTTCAGTCCATATTTTTCTAACGGTATTATTCTGTTCTGCTCCGTAGCGTGGGGTCTGTCCTTGACGCCCAGCATTATGGGCAGGCTGGGCCCCCAGATGTCGGCATCCATGAGCCCGACGCCCTTCCTCTTCATGGCCATAGCCACGGCGAGGTTCACCGCGACTGTAGATTTCCCGACGCCGCCCTTGCCGCTCGCGACCGCTACGTAGTGCTTTATCGCCGGGAGCTTCGACGGGGCTTCGGCTCTCGCGGGCCCCTGTCCGGGAGCGGGTTTCGGCTCTCTCGCGCCGATCTCTATATCGACGCCCGAGACGCCCGGGGTTTCGAGTAAGGCGGTCCTCACGGACTCGCCTATCTCGGTTTCGAGCTTCTTGTCGGGCTTGGGCAGCAGGAGCGACACTGTCACTCGGCCGCCCTCGACTTTCACGTCCCTGACTATTCCGAACGATACAATGTCTCTTGTGAATCCGGGGTACCTGACCTTCCTGAGGACGCTCCGGATCCCCTCCTGTGTGATTTCCGTTGAGATGGTTATTTCTCCTTATCTGACGGCAGCGGCTTATGCGATCCCGAGTTTTTCCTTGGCGTGCTCCGACATCATGTCGGGGTTCCAGGGCGGGTCCCATACGACTTCGACGAGCACGTTGTTAGCGCCTATCTCCCTTACGGCCGCCTCCGCCTGCTGGGCTATCATCGCGCCCATGCCGCAGCCGGGGGTCGTGAGGGACATCTTTATGCTCACGTTATTCCCGGAGGAAATCTTCACGTCGTATATGAGTCCAAGGTCGACGATGCTCACCGGAATCTCCGGGTCGTACACGTTCTGGAGCGCGTTGTAGACGTCCTCTTCCGTGAGGACTACACCGCTCGTCGCCGCTTCCGGTTTATCGAATTTGGTCAGCGTGACGCCTTTTTCAGCCGCGCCCGCCGGTTCTTCTTTCTTTATGCCTATGACTTTCTTGAATCCCATGGTCTGCCTCCCCCGTCCGGTCTTTATATACGGAACATACGGACGGTTGCATCCGTTTATCGTCGATCGTCTTTCAAGCTTTATTATACCGTACGAGGCCCATTCCCGGTAATCGCCGCCGGGACCGGGCAAGAATCTAACATCCGGGCTTGAGAGGGTCAAATTTTCATTAAGATTCTGTCATTCCCTTCCCCCTTGAGGGACGGTTCTAAGCGCGCGCAAGAACCGGTCGTATCTACAACGAAGCTGATATAGCCAATTAACTTCTGCTTCAGTGCCGCCTAAACCAAATTAGGGTAGGGTGAGGGTGTACATTAAAATAAATCCATCACTCCAGATACGACCTCAGCATCCAGGCCATCTTCTCGTGCGTCTCCATGAGCCCGGTGAGATAATCGCTCGTCCCCATGTCGTTGTACTTCTCGTCGCAGGCGCGGAGGTCCTTCCTGAGCTTCTTTATAATGCTCTCGTGGTCATGCAGGAGAGAGCGCACCATGTGCTGGGCGTCCGTCCCCTTGGTCGTGTCCTCTTCGAGGGTCTTATGGTCGAGCATCTCCTGGAGCGAGCCGAGCGCGTGTCCGCCCACTGTCCTCGCCCTCTCGGCGACGTCGTCCACTATCCCTTCGAGCGCCGTGTACTGGGCCTCGAAGAACTTGTGGAGGTCGTTGAACTGCATCCCGGTCACGTTCCAGTGGTAGCCCCTCGTTTTCGTATATAGCACGTATTCGTCGGCCAAGACCCTGCTTAGAATCTTCACTACCTGAGCGCTCTGCTTTTCGTCTATTCCGATGTCGGTCATGATTTTCAAAGCCTCCTTTTTGATCTCTTGATAATAGCATAACAGAGTGATAATATATATCAAGTGATAATTCTTCTTAACTGGAAAATATAATCATTTACAAAGGTGGTCTATGCGGGTAAACTATGAAAATCGTGAGAGACAGAGCGATTAAACTAGAAAAATTAATGGCAAAGAGCAGGGAAAAGGGGCTTAAGCTCACCCCCCAGAGGATGGCGATATTCGACATCCTGGCTGAAGACGACCGCCACATGACAGCGGACGAGATATATCAGAAGGCCAGGGTCGAGTACCCCATGCTCTCCCCCGCGACCGTCTACCGGAACATGGAGCAGCTGGTCGAAGCCGGGCTGCTGACGCACCTCGACCTCGGAGGCCCCTCCACGAGGTACGACACCAACCTGGAGGAGCACCACCACTTCGTCTGCGAGAAATGCGGCAAGGTCACGGACGTCTATCTCAAGGACATCCGTTACGAGCTCGACCCCGAGAAATCCGACCTATCCGACGCCCGCATCGACTCCCCGCAGCTCTACCTGCATGGGGTGTGCGCGGAGTGCGGGACTTGATTCTAACCAAAATTAACTCTAAGCTTTTTTAATTTTCGAAAGTTAGGGTTGAGAAAATAAAGCGATTTCAATGAATAGTTATGGCATTATTAAAATTGCCTCATATAGGCAAGTTAGAGAATAATATTTTTATACGAACTGACAACCCATTGAAAGAAATATGGGAACATATCCTTTTATTGGGCGACTTTCATTTTCTTTCTAAGAGATGGGAAAATCAATCCACGGAAACAATTACAACTGTCTCAACTAGTATCAAACAGGCACATGAATATTTCATAGCAAGTAAAAGTGCAACTTTGCTCACGAGACCTTTATTGATTTATTATTGCTTTATATGTTTAGCCAAAGCTGTGCTTTACCTCACAGAAAATAAGCCTCATGATCTTCATGGATTAGGTCAACCCGAAGTCTCAGAATCACTTTTAGATGTTAGTGTAACGTTAAAGAGTAAAGGTATATTTCCTTGCTTGGCAGAATATTTGGGATATAAATATAAATCTGGTCAACAAATATCAATTGAACAATTTGTAGTTAATGTTATTGAATTAATAGAATCTTATGAACGATATTACAATAAATCTGGACTCGTAATCACTCCAAAAGTGGAAGTATTCTTGGATGGGGACATAAATATATTTTTTGAATCGTCTTTATTCGGTAACAAAAGTAGTGAAGATTTTAGAGCTTTATTAGAGCGGAACACTAATTTATTTGATGACTTTCAGGAAGTTGAGAATGAAACGGGTATTGAGCTAAATATAAGAAATCCAATACCCAAAGATCGTCTTAATATCGATGGTGCAGCTTTAATGAAAAAGCATTTTAGTCATAGTGTATATCCTGATTCGCGATATTACCTGAATTTACATGATGAGGATATTAGGGTTCCCTCAACATTAGCCTATTTGGGAATCATGTTCACCTTGGGCTCGATTGTACGGTACTACCCTAAAGAGATAGATCGATTTCTTAGTGATAAAAACACATCTAATATTTGGTTTATCCAACAGCTTTGTGATTGTGCTGAAAGAGTTTTTCCAAACCTGATGCTTAATCATTATTACAATACAAATTTTATATTTGCAGCAAGCTCTTGGTAATAGATGTCATATGAAACTAAAAGCAATTATAAAAGTTTTTTTGTCGTTATATCATAGGAGCCAAAACAATGCGTATGTATAACCCGCCGCATCCAGGTGCCTTTCTAAAAGAGGAAGTTATAGATCCCTTCAAGCTGACCGTTACGACTGCATCTAAAATACTCGGTGTGACCAGGCCGGCATTATCCAGACTTCTAAACGGCAGGGCATCGCTTTCGCCTGAAATGGCCTTACGCTTTGAAAAGGCTTTCGGCCTCAAGATGGATACATTGCTTAGAATGCAGACTTCCTATGACATAGCCCAGGCCAGAAAAGCCGCCAATAAAATCAAAGTAGAGCGCTATCGGGTTCGAGCCTGAATCCTACCCCGTATGCTTCACCAGAAAGTCCATCGTCTTCTTGTTGAACTCCTCGACGTTCTCGTAAAGCCCGGCGTGGGCGCAGTCCTTGAATACTATCAGCTCCGTGTTCTTGATGTTCTTCGTCATACGGTCGGCGAAGCGGGTCGAGCACACCATGTCGTACTCGCCGAAGGTTATCAGCGTAGGCGCTTTTATCTTGCCCAGCTGCGCCTCGCAGTCGTGCGCGAGCACCGCGCCGCTCTGTCTCATAAACGCTTCCACGGGCTGAGCGGGCCTGCTCCTCACGAAGTCGGAAAGCGCCTTTATGTATTCGGGCTTGGATGCATAAAGCATTGGCGTGAAACACCAGGGGAATATGCCGAGTATGACGGCCTCCGCCACGCTGCCTAGAGCTTTCGCCGTCACGCGCCAGCCTTCGACCACT
Coding sequences:
- a CDS encoding tetratricopeptide repeat protein, with amino-acid sequence MKYALLTTFIVSAMLLSCGGGKKKADVEVDETKTFENQKALAAASSWRGNFPQALKEIEAAEKINDKDPDVYVIKGAIYMGLKEYPKAEQNYRKALSLSPDYTPAHFNLCGLYLIQKNYDQVISECGLVVADPTYKARANAYTNIGIAYFNKGDMAKARENYEQALKLNPSFVYAHNEMGKLYMSTGRYGEAATEFKQAVDGYPTYDEAYYNLGLAYLKLNDNVNACEAFRKVVAISPNSEFGVNSNRYINTVCN
- the rfaE2 gene encoding D-glycero-beta-D-manno-heptose 1-phosphate adenylyltransferase; this translates as MRIAEILKRFGRQKVLVVGDIMLDRHVRGTVERISPEAPVPVLRVTEEACAPGGAGNVAVNLRTLGAKVELAGSLGKDREGDEIVHFLREHDIGTGGIVRDRAKPTTSKTRLIAGNQQIARMDKEVDAHPHGSVDKALMKSIERAVREFKPRGIIISDYSKGVLTDTLVSRVIELAKKSRIFVTVDPKGKNYQKYRGADAITPNLREAETASGIKITDELTLGKAAEIIMKQTEAGFVLITRGADGISYFSRHGESGTVPSHPVEVFDVTGAGDTAASVFTLSYIASSLLGESVKIANAAAGIVVSRIGTASVTKADLEAYFAREEQKEKGKIRTRGALAKTLAGLRAKGRKVVFTNGCFDLFHTGHLRLLREARKLGDALVVAINSDRSVRKLKGPGRPYIGEEDRALLLAALDCVDYICVFGEDTPLELIKELKPDVLVKGGDYRREDIIGGDFVESLGGRVAIIPLIEGMSTSSLAEKIKNNK
- a CDS encoding CpsB/CapC family capsule biosynthesis tyrosine phosphatase, whose product is MIDIHCHLLPNIDDGPKSWEESIEMVRIACGDGIRGAVTTPHWIQGTNWQPSPDTVRGLVEEFNVRIRNEGLDFEVYPGMEIGIIPDLPRVLSNGDVLTLAESDFILIEIPFYNLPLGIEEVIFGLESMGKTAVLAHPERNREYQGTPRRIMDLVGMGALVQVTASSLTGGFGDAARSCSIEFAKLGVLHFVSSDAHSKKHRTPVVSNGLAVIEKKIGREAVDDIVSNTYQIIKGKSRATG
- a CDS encoding DUF1844 domain-containing protein; translated protein: MSDETKSKTKGSGELKMDFSAFILSLNASSLIHMGEIPDPESRSRSVNIPAAKHTIEILEIIKDKTTGNLDEDEDKLLDDILYNLRLKFLQHSKAE
- a CDS encoding DnaJ C-terminal domain-containing protein, translating into MASTVKDYYKILGVSKSATKEEIKKAYRSLARKYHPDLNPDNKDAEEKFKEVQEAHEVLSDEEKRKTYDMFGSAEFRPGGRTTWRRAGETPGGQAYEYSYSANDFSGFEDIFKDIFGFAGEGRPGRSRGEAFRDIFSTVTKERPARGRDLEYQIEIDFDTAIKGGVRDLSISRQKQEGVETEKLSVRIPAGVDNGSRIRVQGKGEARGSTKGDLYLRVKVKPHPIFSRKGDDIYLEVPVTVYEAALGKKIEVPTIDGTAEMAIPPGVQSGTKLRLKGKGVTNLKTKARGDQYIEIKIAMPEEISEEDRKRFEELERSHPYNPRVKFGRYMR
- a CDS encoding Hsp20/alpha crystallin family protein; this translates as MRTLRTFDPWRDFGSLQDRINRLFDDTLRGAAEGDEDLMRGAWAPAVDIHDTGEEFVVTADLPGVNKEDIEIDLKDGTLTIKGEKKFEEKVPRENYIRIERSYGRFVRSFSLPNNVDANKIKATFNNGILDLHLPKKEEAKPKQITIDVK
- a CDS encoding Mrp/NBP35 family ATP-binding protein, with protein sequence MTISTEITQEGIRSVLRKVRYPGFTRDIVSFGIVRDVKVEGGRVTVSLLLPKPDKKLETEIGESVRTALLETPGVSGVDIEIGAREPKPAPGQGPARAEAPSKLPAIKHYVAVASGKGGVGKSTVAVNLAVAMAMKRKGVGLMDADIWGPSLPIMLGVKDRPHATEQNRIIPLEKYGLKLMSIGFLISEDETVIWRGPMVHGAIKQFIEDVEWTGIDYLVIDLPPGTGDAQLSLVQTAPLSGGLIVTTPQDVALIDVRRGVQMFRKLNVPILGIVENMSYLEAPGGENIDIFGRGGGRRMAEKFEVPFLGEIPIDPEIRKGGDSGVPVVISRPESTAAKAFMKLADVVLESIENHP
- a CDS encoding metal-sulfur cluster assembly factor; amino-acid sequence: MGFKKVIGIKKEEPAGAAEKGVTLTKFDKPEAATSGVVLTEEDVYNALQNVYDPEIPVSIVDLGLIYDVKISSGNNVSIKMSLTTPGCGMGAMIAQQAEAAVREIGANNVLVEVVWDPPWNPDMMSEHAKEKLGIA
- a CDS encoding DNA starvation/stationary phase protection protein, with the protein product MTDIGIDEKQSAQVVKILSRVLADEYVLYTKTRGYHWNVTGMQFNDLHKFFEAQYTALEGIVDDVAERARTVGGHALGSLQEMLDHKTLEEDTTKGTDAQHMVRSLLHDHESIIKKLRKDLRACDEKYNDMGTSDYLTGLMETHEKMAWMLRSYLE
- a CDS encoding Fur family transcriptional regulator, with amino-acid sequence MAKSREKGLKLTPQRMAIFDILAEDDRHMTADEIYQKARVEYPMLSPATVYRNMEQLVEAGLLTHLDLGGPSTRYDTNLEEHHHFVCEKCGKVTDVYLKDIRYELDPEKSDLSDARIDSPQLYLHGVCAECGT
- a CDS encoding YaaC family protein gives rise to the protein MALLKLPHIGKLENNIFIRTDNPLKEIWEHILLLGDFHFLSKRWENQSTETITTVSTSIKQAHEYFIASKSATLLTRPLLIYYCFICLAKAVLYLTENKPHDLHGLGQPEVSESLLDVSVTLKSKGIFPCLAEYLGYKYKSGQQISIEQFVVNVIELIESYERYYNKSGLVITPKVEVFLDGDINIFFESSLFGNKSSEDFRALLERNTNLFDDFQEVENETGIELNIRNPIPKDRLNIDGAALMKKHFSHSVYPDSRYYLNLHDEDIRVPSTLAYLGIMFTLGSIVRYYPKEIDRFLSDKNTSNIWFIQQLCDCAERVFPNLMLNHYYNTNFIFAASSW
- a CDS encoding HigA family addiction module antitoxin, with protein sequence MYNPPHPGAFLKEEVIDPFKLTVTTASKILGVTRPALSRLLNGRASLSPEMALRFEKAFGLKMDTLLRMQTSYDIAQARKAANKIKVERYRVRA
- a CDS encoding alpha/beta hydrolase, encoding MPKVKANGININYEKTGQGEPLIMIPYLSADNACYAFQTPEYGKSFECISLDPRGAGETDKPEGTYSMELFADDVAAFMDELGIKTAHVMGVSLGAATAMWLAAKYPAKVKSLSLHSGWTKSDPFLQTVVEGWRVTAKALGSVAEAVILGIFPWCFTPMLYASKPEYIKALSDFVRSRPAQPVEAFMRQSGAVLAHDCEAQLGKIKAPTLITFGEYDMVCSTRFADRMTKNIKNTELIVFKDCAHAGLYENVEEFNKKTMDFLVKHTG